The DNA region TTGCCCCATCGTTCTCTTGCCACTCCTCATCCCTTCATACCAAAACATTTTAGCTTCTCTTAGAATAGTGTATCTATTTTGCAGTGTTTAAGCAAAGCGAAAACAGAGGAAAACAGAGTAAAAGCAGAGGAAAACCGAGTAAAACAGAGGAAAACAGAGGAAAACAGAGGACTGATCAAGGACTTCAAGAATGAATGTAAAAGTGCAAATCATTTTGAGTCTTGTTGTTTGTTACCTATAGCCTTTATAGGGAGGAGAAACATCCTGCGGGAATCTCCATTGGCTCATCTGAAAGACGCGGAGAAAGAGCATAGGGTGGATGCCAAGAACACCTGAAGGGATAGTCATGCCCATGATTCTGCGTGTACGTTTAGTCGCGTAGCTGAAGTAGTAAGTGTTTGGGAACGTCTGTAGATTGGAGTTGAGACTTGTGGAGCCTTGGATCGTCAGATCAGGTAAGATCCAATCACCAGTAGCAAAAGGACCTGTGTTTCCGACAAGGCAATCAACTAGACCTCTCAAGCCGGTTTTCTTCCATGACATGTTGAAGTGATCGAACCCGAAACTGTAGTAAGTCTTTAGCCATGAGATGTCCAACCAATCGTACATTATCACGCCTATACGACATAGCTGCAACAGAGATATTGGTTTCATGCTTATTCCATCTTCTGTCCTGTAATAGTAACAAACAAGATTTTGAGATGAGAATAAACATTTGATTCCAAGATAAAACCATTAACGTAGAACTGAAGTTTTCAGGAATGAAACTGACCTCATGCCATCTAAGTAAGTCCTGGTGGTACCATTGAATGCTCCAGACAATGATGTCACACTCAGAACCCAATTCTCATTCGTTTCTTCAAACCCTTCAAATGCCTAACCATCACAGTTTGATCAGACATATGTGTTAGCATCAAAATCATTAAACAGAGCTTTTTTAAACCAAGAAGACATTTATGAAGTCAAACCTTATCTGCAAGCATTTGCTGCAACACACGCACAACTTGGGCACCAGCGGAATGCCCCACAAAATGAATAGGATGATCCTCATCCCACTCAGGGTATTGCCCTAACACACAGACACACATGCCAAAAGTCAGATATACATTTCATTTGAATGCATTATTTCCGTGCAAGTTTCAGATTAAAACCTAACCTTCTCCATAGTCTCTTCCAAAACGAGAATGTCCACAAGCTTCACTATGCTCTTCTCCAAAATCAACTCTTCCTCCTTTTAGGTAATAGAATAACTCCCTTGCCCTGGAAGCCATTGTCATCATCAATAAATGTgcataaaaatcaatattaaatcaAGATCTTATACCTATCATAGATGCTTGTTAAGGATCCCAAATCAGGAACAAGAACCCTCTCATCTTTCTTCTCGGCACCAGCAAAGTATGACAAGCCTCCTAATCTCTGATCACAACAAGATCAAACCTCAAAACCAAAGAATCtaactgaaaataaataaaaagaaacaatattAAAGGTTTGCATTACCCCTTTGCCAAAACCAAAGATACCATGAACCAATACAATAGGAGGCAGACCTTGGACATTGCTTTGACTTTGATAATCATCGTTGACATCCACATTTGACTTGAAAAAGTAATCATTAACGTTCTTCGAAATATCTCCGGCCACGGCTGTGCTGAATATATAAAACCCGTAAAGCAAATGCACCATAGCGCTCACGAAGAGTTCAGCGATTTCAAGAGAAGTCACCATCCATAACTTAATCATCTTCTTTCCCTTCTCTCAAGATAAGAATTAAAAACAGAGTCCGAACAGGGGAGACAAATGCAGAGAGACCCTGGTGAGGCTTTCTTCAAAAGAACATTGAGACGATGATTCTTTGGACCCAgaaatcaaattcaaaaaaacttTGAATATTCCCGAGAAAGTGGCGTCGTCTCTCTTATTGGAACATTTTTTCTGGAAAATTCTTTGTCATCCACTTGTATCTGCCCACCGCTCACCAAACAACCATTTCTTTTTTATTACAcaacaataaaaatatgatttattgacccaaaaaacaataaaatattatttttccttttcaaatTTACAATTCTTTTAGGTCAAGCGCGCCATCTGTATGAGCCTTGACCTCTCCTAGTTTCcgaaagaataaatatataataaaattaaattctcAGCTTTAATtaccattattattattattttggtgAATTGTGATTGGTTAAGACAAACGGCGAAGTTCGCTGGATCGGTGCTGGAAGGTTGGTTAATAATTTCCCAACTGCTTCTTCTGCTTTGATGTGTAACCTTATCCAGTTAATTATATAACGTTCATATGT from Raphanus sativus cultivar WK10039 chromosome 8, ASM80110v3, whole genome shotgun sequence includes:
- the LOC108807309 gene encoding uncharacterized protein LOC108807309, which codes for MIKLWMVTSLEIAELFVSAMVHLLYGFYIFSTAVAGDISKNVNDYFFKSNVDVNDDYQSQSNVQGLPPIVLVHGIFGFGKGRLGGLSYFAGAEKKDERVLVPDLGSLTSIYDRARELFYYLKGGRVDFGEEHSEACGHSRFGRDYGEGQYPEWDEDHPIHFVGHSAGAQVVRVLQQMLADKAFEGFEETNENWVLSVTSLSGAFNGTTRTYLDGMRTEDGISMKPISLLQLCRIGVIMYDWLDISWLKTYYSFGFDHFNMSWKKTGLRGLVDCLVGNTGPFATGDWILPDLTIQGSTSLNSNLQTFPNTYYFSYATKRTRRIMGMTIPSGVLGIHPMLFLRVFQMSQWRFPQDVSPPYKGYRDEEWQENDGAMNTISMTHPRLPVEHPSRFIRSDSECQTLQPGIWYYKIVEADHITFIVNRERAGVQFDLIYDSIFQRCRKHVFRKIPQTLPNQSPRAPRSPR